A genomic window from Cloacibacillus evryensis DSM 19522 includes:
- a CDS encoding GLUG motif-containing protein produces MRNRKIPQFFSLLLILTLAIFAAGGCGGGSGGESGFSGGSGTAENPWRIGTAAQLNNVRNHLKAHFILAADIDMSKYENWEPIGKFAGTAEDPDMPDPSVAFTGTFNGGGHTISNLKINDTATARGVGLFGCTAGSAMISDLTIKNAAVSAKAGSGVAAVVGMALQTNDAAIKNVVLVGDNTISGISMVGGIIGGGYCGVESCTASADIVLLSGTGNSAGILAGGMSDMGTGCSIVSCDVTGGAISVGDGSGGGVSVVGGLAGCATDYSAVKNCSVKNVTITVPKGSVMIGGLVGASGKITEGAMTSDAKGFTLVENCTASGITVNAAGASRVGGIVGSGFYYSTEPYLSYYPVPASMRIVNCAVDGTITGGEAVGSIAGYIYRNSSVTACRAAVAGLQQAGAADAERVLALDDMSGMIMSVSEKITRISAGKNQNKKEDVSTNKRSGNVAFAGGSGSAGDPWLVSNAEQLDSVRNDLTAHYQLTADIDLSENKSWTPIGKFAGTAEDPDMPDPSVAFTGTFNGGRHTISNLKINDAATARGVGLFGCTAGSAVISDLTVKNAAVSAKAGNGVAAVVGMALQTNDAAIKNVALVGDNTISGISMVGGIVGGCYCGVESCTASADIVLLSGAGNSAGILAGGMSDMGTGCSIVSCDVTGGAISVSDGSGGSVSVVGGLAGCATDYKAIKNCSVDNVTITAPKGSVMIGGLVGAAGKITEGAMAADARSATLIEGCAVSGLTMKADGASRIGGIVGSGFYFSTEPYLSYYPVPAAMQIVNCSAGGTITGGEAVGSIVGYIYRNSSVTACRGAITGLQPAGAAEAAQVIALEKCR; encoded by the coding sequence GTGCGGAACCGTAAAATACCACAATTTTTTTCTCTGTTATTGATACTTACTTTGGCGATATTCGCGGCCGGCGGGTGCGGCGGCGGTTCAGGCGGCGAGTCAGGCTTCTCCGGCGGGAGCGGCACTGCGGAAAATCCATGGCGGATCGGGACGGCGGCGCAGTTGAACAACGTCCGCAATCATCTTAAGGCGCACTTCATCCTGGCCGCCGATATAGATATGTCCAAGTATGAAAACTGGGAGCCTATCGGCAAATTCGCGGGGACGGCGGAAGACCCCGACATGCCGGACCCCTCCGTGGCCTTCACCGGGACCTTCAACGGCGGCGGGCACACGATCTCCAATTTGAAGATCAATGACACCGCGACGGCGCGGGGCGTCGGCCTCTTCGGCTGCACCGCCGGAAGCGCCATGATAAGCGACCTCACAATCAAAAACGCAGCCGTCTCCGCCAAAGCGGGCAGCGGCGTCGCCGCCGTGGTCGGCATGGCGCTTCAGACAAACGATGCCGCAATCAAAAACGTCGTGCTGGTGGGAGACAACACAATCTCCGGCATCAGCATGGTCGGAGGCATCATCGGAGGCGGCTATTGCGGCGTTGAAAGCTGTACAGCGTCAGCCGACATCGTCCTGCTGTCAGGCACGGGAAACAGCGCCGGCATCCTTGCCGGAGGCATGAGCGACATGGGGACCGGCTGCTCTATCGTGAGCTGCGACGTCACAGGAGGGGCTATCAGCGTGGGCGACGGCTCCGGGGGCGGCGTCAGCGTCGTCGGCGGCCTGGCCGGCTGCGCGACCGACTACAGCGCGGTCAAAAATTGTTCCGTAAAGAACGTAACGATCACCGTACCGAAGGGCTCCGTCATGATCGGCGGGCTCGTCGGCGCGTCCGGTAAGATCACGGAGGGAGCGATGACCTCCGACGCAAAAGGCTTTACCCTGGTCGAGAATTGCACCGCCAGCGGCATCACAGTCAATGCCGCCGGAGCCTCCCGCGTGGGCGGCATAGTAGGCAGCGGCTTCTATTACTCGACGGAACCTTATCTGAGCTACTACCCGGTCCCCGCCTCGATGCGGATCGTGAATTGTGCCGTCGACGGAACGATCACCGGCGGCGAGGCGGTCGGCTCCATCGCAGGCTACATCTACCGCAACAGCTCCGTCACCGCCTGCCGCGCCGCTGTCGCCGGATTGCAGCAGGCCGGCGCGGCGGATGCGGAGCGGGTTCTTGCTCTTGATGATATGAGCGGCATGATTATGTCGGTAAGTGAGAAGATCACGCGAATTTCCGCCGGTAAGAACCAAAATAAAAAAGAAGACGTTTCAACAAACAAACGCAGCGGCAATGTCGCCTTTGCCGGCGGCTCCGGTTCCGCGGGCGATCCTTGGCTGGTTTCCAATGCCGAACAGCTTGACTCGGTGCGCAATGATTTGACCGCGCACTATCAGTTGACCGCCGATATAGATCTGTCCGAGAATAAAAGCTGGACGCCTATCGGCAAATTCGCGGGGACGGCGGAAGACCCCGACATGCCGGACCCCTCCGTGGCCTTCACCGGGACCTTCAACGGCGGCAGGCACACGATCTCCAATTTGAAGATCAATGACGCCGCGACGGCGCGGGGCGTCGGCCTCTTCGGCTGCACCGCCGGAAGCGCCGTGATAAGCGACCTCACAGTCAAAAACGCAGCCGTCTCCGCCAAAGCGGGCAACGGCGTCGCCGCCGTGGTCGGCATGGCGCTTCAGACAAACGATGCCGCAATCAAAAACGTCGCGCTGGTGGGAGACAACACAATCTCCGGCATCAGCATGGTCGGAGGCATCGTCGGAGGCTGCTATTGCGGCGTTGAAAGCTGCACGGCGTCGGCAGACATAGTCCTGCTGTCAGGCGCGGGAAACAGCGCCGGCATCCTTGCCGGAGGCATGAGCGACATGGGGACCGGCTGCTCTATCGTGAGCTGCGACGTCACCGGAGGGGCTATCAGCGTGAGCGACGGCTCCGGGGGCAGCGTCAGCGTCGTCGGAGGCCTGGCCGGCTGCGCGACGGATTACAAAGCGATCAAAAATTGTTCCGTAGACAACGTAACGATCACCGCGCCGAAGGGCTCCGTCATGATCGGCGGGCTCGTCGGCGCGGCGGGCAAGATCACGGAGGGAGCGATGGCCGCCGACGCAAGGAGCGCCACGTTGATAGAAGGCTGCGCCGTCAGCGGGCTTACGATGAAAGCGGACGGAGCTTCGCGTATCGGCGGCATAGTAGGCAGCGGCTTCTATTTCTCGACGGAACCTTATCTGAGCTACTACCCGGTCCCCGCCGCGATGCAGATCGTGAACTGCTCCGCAGGCGGAACGATCACCGGCGGCGAGGCGGTCGGCTCCATCGTAGGCTACATCTACCGCAACAGCTCCGTCACCGCCTGCCGCGGTGCGATCACTGGACTGCAGCCGGCCGGCGCGGCAGAGGCGGCGCAGGTCATAGCGTTGGAAAAATGCAGGTAA